The DNA region ACATGGGTCGATTCGGCCTGCTCGCCAATTGAGATCAGGAACTCGGCACTATGCCCTTTGCGGGGATGGGCAAAAGCCCTGATCTGGTTGATGGCGGTTTCATTTAGATTCAAATGCTCACGGTGCGCGCTCATGTCACCGCGCTGTTTGCCAATAATCTTGGTGCTTGCGTTCTTGATGATGCCGATCCCGTGAGGATTGGGTTTCTGGTGAGTGCCGACGAACTGTTCAGGGATCTGGCCAATAGCCCAGACACTCGCATAACGTTTGCGGGCAGTGAGAAAATCGCGTTCAACCTGTTGGGCCAGTAATGGGGTGTCGAGGATGATCTTGCACTCGTCCATCATGCTGATGCTTGGCCGGCCAGTTTTGCCTGATGTCCGGTGGATCGCTGCGTGGGCGATCTGTAGACTCATCGCCCCTTCGAGCCGCGGATCCGCTTTGAGTTTTTCTATGTTGAAGTACAGCCAGGTGGTGTCGAGCGGGACGGTCGTTGGCCGGTCAAAGAGGCGTGCGTATGGGCCTTCATCCACCCACACCCTCAACTTGGTCGCCGCGAGCCGGGCCATTTCGTTGATCTTCTGATTGCGATCGCGATCCTGCCAGTGGGCCAGTTCCGCGACGAAGTCTCCAAATAAAGGAATTGGGTTCGAAGCCTTTGCGCTGCAGCGCTTGTATGTGGAGGAGATGGCATCGAGAAGAATGCTGTCGAGAAGATCGATGTCGAGATCAGGCGGCGTATTTTCGCCTAGCATGTGTCGGCTCAGATTCTTCAGGTAGGCGAGCTGATCATTCGAAGGCGACATCTCGCCGTTGGGAAGGTCCCATGGATTGATCGTGGCGTCGCTGTCTAGAGAGACCTCAATCATCCTGCTCCCCATCAACTCGATGAGTGGGCGATAGGAATCGCCACTCTCGATAATCGAGATCAGGGCCCCGCTGCGTGCTGCCATGAGGAGAAGCTGTTGGGCTAAAAGGGTCTTTCCACCGCCCGTAGTTGCCATGAGGACGCCGTTCGCATCTGGCAGTTCAGGATCGAACATCGAATACGGGATCAGTTGCCGATAAGGAGTCTCAAACAGAATGAGTGGACTCCTGCGCGTGCCGCGCCAAGGCATCTCTAGGGGAACAAGATCGGCGGCGTTCGGCGTAAGCACATCCTGATCACGCTTGTCCGCCTCGGCCATGCCGGGGAGTGTTCCCAGGAAGATTCTCCGTTTGGCGAGGGTCTCAAGTTGGGCTTTCGCTCCGTTCATCTGAGTGAATGCTGTTAGCGTTTCTTCGACACGGTTGTTTAACTCACGTTCGCAGAGTTCACGATCCGCAGAAGTGATTTCCTGACGAGAGGTACGAACAACAACAGCAACCGAAACGGAGGCAGTCTTTAACGAGCTCGAAATGAGGTCACGCTGTACTTGAAGAAGTTGCGCCTGAGAAACCTCGGCCTCGGCATTGAATTTGAAATTGCCCTCCGCATCTTTTTGCGCGGCAACCATCTTCTGCATCCGCTTTTTGTATGCCTTGAGCACCTTCACCTGATTCGGAATGACAACCTGTCCGGTTGCGACAACG from Edaphobacter dinghuensis includes:
- a CDS encoding TraG/VirB4 family ATPase, with translation MTYAEYEKRQKVPAVCELLPLRDLPRRDNIMVRTNGAFVAGYELRGILSYFATDMERNEAKERIEALFRSLPDVSMRLQFRYEISEHLGNLLERYAEQHRSDHTIVSALDEYRLSMWSEKEKSGFYFDNRLHVYVIWDPKVHAKLYHPTQKRESSSFTLSQKKAIQRTRHEHETYVAEFESLLRGVESGMEASGLGPRRLTRQELFDEVKHAQNPSRRDSRPYIQAEDWLRYRSAREQASEASIRRETDTYLNVDGYLYSILTLKELPDATLPGMLQRLSTLGFPVVATGQVVIPNQVKVLKAYKKRMQKMVAAQKDAEGNFKFNAEAEVSQAQLLQVQRDLISSSLKTASVSVAVVVRTSRQEITSADRELCERELNNRVEETLTAFTQMNGAKAQLETLAKRRIFLGTLPGMAEADKRDQDVLTPNAADLVPLEMPWRGTRRSPLILFETPYRQLIPYSMFDPELPDANGVLMATTGGGKTLLAQQLLLMAARSGALISIIESGDSYRPLIELMGSRMIEVSLDSDATINPWDLPNGEMSPSNDQLAYLKNLSRHMLGENTPPDLDIDLLDSILLDAISSTYKRCSAKASNPIPLFGDFVAELAHWQDRDRNQKINEMARLAATKLRVWVDEGPYARLFDRPTTVPLDTTWLYFNIEKLKADPRLEGAMSLQIAHAAIHRTSGKTGRPSISMMDECKIILDTPLLAQQVERDFLTARKRYASVWAIGQIPEQFVGTHQKPNPHGIGIIKNASTKIIGKQRGDMSAHREHLNLNETAINQIRAFAHPRKGHSAEFLISIGEQAESTHVIRIVPTPVDYWITTTYPRERTYRKWWLRRHEDMPLLSAYEALARKFPRGLADFAPLEEERSGEVLEALTQ